In the Planctomycetia bacterium genome, one interval contains:
- a CDS encoding acetylornithine deacetylase: MTEITATLADLVRRPSVNPMGRDVSGPEYLEGRVTDYLAQRFAAAGLLWARQPVAPGRDNVIARLDATEPGGPVILWDAHQDTVPAEGMTVEPFVPLVREGRLYGRGACDVKGGMAAMLVALDRLRTVGVSRRATIVFAATVNEEFGFSGAKALARLWTQTGDEFPATDAAARKLVGGRPLLAVVAEPTGLDLVTRHKGAVRWRIGVHGRACHSAFPEQGENAIYPAGRVILAMEALSRELLARAPDHPCGPPTLNVGTVRGGSGVNLVPDLVVIEVERRILPGECPVAARDEVMRRIAGACGDARVVHHDPFLESGGLPEADCDAVVPWIEALVAGARARGGAARRVAARYGTNASIFAAAGVPSVVFGPGSIEQAHTADEWIALEQVDAAADSLGSLAAAPSPRV, encoded by the coding sequence ATGACCGAGATCACCGCGACACTCGCCGACCTCGTCCGTCGCCCCAGCGTCAATCCGATGGGCCGCGACGTGTCAGGGCCCGAATACCTCGAGGGCCGCGTCACCGACTACCTCGCCCAGCGGTTCGCGGCCGCCGGCCTGCTCTGGGCCAGACAGCCCGTCGCCCCCGGCCGCGACAACGTGATCGCACGACTCGATGCGACCGAGCCCGGGGGGCCGGTCATCCTCTGGGATGCCCACCAGGACACCGTTCCCGCCGAGGGGATGACGGTCGAACCGTTCGTACCGCTGGTTCGGGAAGGGCGTCTCTACGGTCGCGGTGCCTGTGATGTGAAGGGGGGCATGGCGGCGATGCTCGTCGCCCTCGACCGATTGCGAACCGTCGGGGTCTCGCGTCGGGCGACGATCGTGTTTGCGGCGACGGTCAACGAGGAGTTCGGCTTTTCGGGAGCCAAGGCGCTCGCCCGCCTCTGGACCCAGACCGGCGACGAGTTTCCTGCCACCGACGCGGCCGCCCGCAAGCTGGTTGGGGGGCGGCCCCTGCTGGCGGTCGTGGCCGAGCCGACGGGGCTGGACCTCGTCACCCGGCACAAGGGGGCCGTGCGCTGGCGGATCGGCGTCCACGGCCGGGCATGTCACAGCGCGTTTCCCGAGCAGGGGGAGAACGCGATCTACCCGGCCGGCCGGGTGATTCTCGCGATGGAGGCGCTGTCCCGGGAACTCCTGGCCCGCGCCCCCGATCACCCCTGCGGACCACCGACGCTCAACGTGGGCACCGTTCGCGGCGGCAGCGGCGTCAATCTCGTGCCCGACCTCGTCGTGATCGAGGTCGAGCGGCGCATCCTGCCCGGCGAGTGTCCGGTGGCGGCCCGGGACGAGGTCATGCGGCGCATCGCCGGCGCCTGTGGCGATGCGCGGGTGGTGCACCACGACCCGTTCCTCGAGAGCGGAGGCCTGCCCGAGGCGGACTGCGACGCGGTCGTCCCCTGGATCGAGGCCCTCGTGGCCGGGGCCAGGGCCCGCGGCGGCGCCGCCCGGCGTGTCGCCGCCCGCTACGGCACCAACGCCAGCATCTTTGCCGCCGCCGGCGTGCCGAGCGTCGTCTTCGGCCCCGGCTCGATCGAACAGGCTCACACCGCCGACGAGTGGATCGCCCTCGAGCAGGTCGATGCCGCTGCCGACAGCCTCGGCAGCCTGGCCGCGGCCCCGTCCCCCCGGGTGTGA
- the icd gene encoding isocitrate dehydrogenase [NADP], which produces MAGRIKVSGPVVDLDGDEMTRIIWKFIKDQLILPFLDVELRSYDLSIQNRDATADAVTVEAADAIRECGVGVKCATITPDEARVKEFGLKQMWKSPNGTIRNILGGAIFREPIIIRNIPRLVPGWTKPIVVGRHAFGDQYRATDLKIPGPGSLTLTFTPADGGQPQEFHVYDFPSPGVALAMYNLDDSIRDFARASFRYGLARRYPVYLSTKNTILKAYDGRFKDIFQEIYDAEFKADFTREGIGYEHRLIDDMVASALKWDGGYVWACKNYDGDVQSDVVAQGFGSLGLMTSVLLTPDGKTVEAEAAHGTVTRHFRQHQQGKPTSTNPIASIFAWTRGLAHRGKLDGTPDVIRFAETLERACIETVEAGNMTKDLATLVGPGQPSLTTEEFLGAIDATLRRAMAA; this is translated from the coding sequence ATGGCAGGCAGGATCAAGGTCTCGGGCCCGGTCGTCGATCTCGACGGCGACGAGATGACGCGGATCATCTGGAAGTTCATCAAGGACCAACTGATCCTGCCCTTTCTCGACGTCGAGCTGCGGTCCTACGACCTGTCGATCCAGAACCGCGACGCCACGGCCGACGCGGTGACCGTCGAGGCGGCCGATGCCATCCGCGAGTGCGGCGTCGGCGTGAAGTGCGCCACCATCACACCCGACGAGGCGCGGGTCAAAGAGTTCGGTCTCAAGCAGATGTGGAAGAGCCCCAACGGCACGATCCGCAACATCCTCGGCGGGGCTATCTTTCGCGAGCCGATCATCATCAGGAACATCCCCCGGCTGGTGCCCGGGTGGACGAAGCCGATCGTGGTCGGCCGGCACGCGTTCGGCGACCAGTACCGGGCCACCGACCTGAAGATTCCCGGACCGGGAAGCCTGACGCTCACGTTCACGCCGGCCGACGGCGGGCAGCCACAGGAGTTCCACGTCTACGACTTCCCGTCGCCGGGTGTCGCGCTGGCGATGTACAACCTCGACGATTCGATCCGCGACTTCGCCCGGGCGAGCTTCCGCTACGGCCTCGCCCGCCGCTATCCCGTCTACCTGTCGACGAAGAACACGATCCTCAAGGCCTATGACGGCCGCTTCAAGGATATCTTCCAGGAGATCTACGATGCGGAGTTCAAGGCCGATTTCACCCGCGAGGGGATCGGCTACGAGCACCGACTGATCGACGACATGGTCGCCTCCGCGCTCAAGTGGGATGGGGGCTACGTCTGGGCCTGCAAGAATTACGACGGCGACGTGCAGAGCGACGTCGTCGCCCAGGGGTTCGGCTCGCTGGGCCTGATGACAAGCGTGCTGCTCACGCCCGACGGGAAGACCGTCGAGGCTGAGGCGGCCCACGGCACCGTCACCCGGCACTTCCGCCAGCACCAGCAGGGCAAGCCGACCTCCACCAACCCCATCGCCTCGATCTTCGCCTGGACGAGGGGGCTGGCCCACCGCGGCAAACTCGACGGCACCCCCGACGTCATCCGGTTCGCCGAGACGCTGGAGCGGGCCTGCATCGAGACGGTCGAGGCGGGGAACATGACGAAGGACCTGGCGACCCTCGTCGGACCCGGCCAGCCTTCTCTCACGACCGAGGAATTCCTGGGGGCGATCGACGCCACGCTGCGCCGGGCGATGGCCGCCTGA
- the yjjN gene encoding zinc-type alcohol dehydrogenase has translation MQALLLEQPKAFRFIDIPEPAAPAAGEAVVRVHAVGICGTDYGGYLGTMPFFSYPRIPGHELGVEVVAVGLGVTHVHAGDRCCVEPYINCQRCSSCQRGLTNCCEHHQTLGVHCDGGLRPLFTVPARKLHPSPRLTHAQNALVETLAIGCHAVDRGGPGPSDTVLVIGAGPIGLSVVEFAKLAAGRVIVMDMAESRLAFVRERMGVADTLLATGTAADEAAVGKLTGGRMADVVVDATGSAASMARALTFCSFGGRLVYVGITQADLVFPHAPVMHRRELTLLASRNAMSRDFGRIIGLIEAGVIDTRPWITHQVPFADTIAAFPGLMDPAAGTLKAVIELPA, from the coding sequence ATGCAGGCCCTGTTGCTCGAACAGCCCAAGGCGTTTCGGTTCATCGACATCCCTGAGCCGGCGGCGCCGGCGGCCGGCGAGGCGGTCGTGCGGGTACACGCCGTGGGCATCTGCGGCACCGACTACGGCGGCTACCTCGGCACGATGCCGTTCTTCAGCTACCCGCGGATTCCCGGGCACGAACTGGGCGTCGAGGTGGTGGCCGTCGGGCTGGGCGTGACGCACGTGCATGCGGGCGACCGCTGCTGTGTCGAGCCCTACATCAACTGCCAGCGATGTTCGTCGTGCCAGCGCGGGCTCACGAACTGCTGTGAGCATCATCAGACGCTCGGCGTGCACTGCGACGGCGGCCTGCGGCCGCTGTTCACGGTGCCGGCCCGCAAGCTCCATCCGTCGCCCCGGCTCACGCATGCCCAGAACGCGCTGGTGGAGACGCTCGCGATCGGCTGCCATGCGGTCGACCGCGGCGGGCCCGGGCCGAGCGACACGGTGCTCGTGATCGGCGCCGGTCCGATCGGGCTCTCGGTCGTCGAGTTCGCGAAGCTCGCGGCGGGCCGCGTGATCGTGATGGACATGGCCGAGTCGCGGCTGGCGTTCGTCCGCGAGCGGATGGGCGTGGCCGACACACTTCTGGCGACCGGCACTGCCGCCGACGAAGCGGCCGTGGGCAAGCTGACAGGCGGACGGATGGCCGACGTGGTGGTCGATGCCACCGGCAGCGCCGCGAGCATGGCCAGGGCCCTGACGTTCTGCTCGTTCGGCGGCCGGCTCGTCTACGTCGGGATCACGCAGGCCGATCTCGTGTTTCCGCACGCGCCGGTGATGCACCGCCGGGAACTGACCCTGCTTGCCAGTCGCAACGCGATGTCCCGCGATTTCGGGCGGATCATCGGTCTGATCGAGGCGGGTGTGATCGACACCCGGCCCTGGATCACCCACCAGGTGCCGTTCGCCGATACGATCGCGGCGTTTCCGGGGCTCATGGACCCGGCCGCCGGCACCCTCAAGGCCGTGATCGAACTGCCGGCGTGA
- a CDS encoding amidohydrolase: MQIDSHQHFWRYSAEDYPWIGTGMERIARDFLPVDLAGVAQPHGIGGSVAVQARQSLAESRWLLELADADPFVRGVVGWIDLRDPEVVRQLEPFAAQPRFVGVRHVVQDEPDPRFLLGAAFVRGLRQLRRFDLTYDLLVYPEQLPAAVELVGLLPEQPFVLDHLAKPRIAQGSSWGGFAGWRRDIEALAAHDNVLCKVSGMVTEAAWRGWSQSDFVACLDVVLAAFGPERLMFGSDWPVCLVAAEYADVVAIVREFFSRTSAGEQAQFFGGTATRFYGLTEK, translated from the coding sequence ATGCAGATTGACTCACATCAGCATTTTTGGCGGTACTCGGCGGAGGACTATCCGTGGATCGGCACCGGCATGGAGCGGATTGCGCGGGATTTCTTGCCGGTCGATCTGGCTGGAGTCGCCCAGCCGCATGGCATCGGCGGCAGCGTCGCCGTGCAGGCGCGGCAGTCGCTGGCGGAGAGTCGCTGGCTACTCGAACTGGCCGATGCCGATCCGTTCGTTCGTGGCGTGGTGGGCTGGATCGACCTGCGGGATCCCGAGGTGGTGCGGCAGCTCGAGCCGTTCGCGGCACAGCCGCGGTTCGTGGGCGTACGGCACGTCGTGCAGGACGAGCCCGATCCGCGGTTCCTGCTCGGCGCGGCGTTCGTCCGCGGGCTGCGGCAGCTCCGGCGTTTCGACCTCACCTACGATCTGCTCGTCTATCCGGAGCAGTTGCCGGCGGCGGTCGAACTCGTGGGTCTGCTCCCCGAGCAGCCGTTCGTGCTCGATCACCTCGCGAAGCCGAGGATTGCACAGGGGTCATCGTGGGGGGGCTTTGCCGGCTGGCGGCGGGACATCGAGGCCCTCGCGGCACACGACAATGTGCTCTGTAAGGTATCGGGCATGGTGACGGAGGCGGCCTGGCGGGGCTGGAGCCAGTCCGACTTCGTAGCCTGCCTCGACGTCGTGCTCGCGGCATTCGGCCCCGAACGGCTGATGTTCGGCAGCGACTGGCCGGTCTGCCTCGTCGCGGCGGAGTATGCCGACGTGGTGGCGATCGTGCGCGAGTTTTTCAGCCGGACGTCGGCCGGCGAGCAGGCACAATTCTTCGGTGGCACCGCCACCCGGTTCTACGGACTCACGGAGAAGTGA
- a CDS encoding oxidoreductase, giving the protein MTLQTRPLGSTGLQVPILAFGASSLGAEFRSITLDEALASVHAALDCGLNLIDTSPFYGRGMSEVLLGIALGIPRDKYLLCTKLGRYDLGHFDFSAKRVAESIDVSLHRLRTDHLDIVLCHDIEFVPMQQIVDETLPALERARQAGKLRFSGFSGYPQKIFRFICDQARVDCVLNYNQYTLQNTRFADETIPYLKDKGIGVMNAGPFSARLLTDAPLPAWLKEPESVKAAARRAADLCRSRGSSLAKLALQFAIANPDIATTVAGSANPANVRAWAAWAAEPLDMELVRDVQAIFAPVRNVGHTEGLAENN; this is encoded by the coding sequence ATGACATTGCAGACACGCCCGCTCGGCTCCACCGGCCTCCAGGTTCCGATCCTCGCGTTCGGCGCGAGCTCCCTCGGCGCCGAGTTCCGCTCGATCACGCTCGACGAAGCCCTCGCGAGCGTGCACGCGGCGCTCGACTGCGGCCTGAACCTGATCGACACGAGCCCGTTCTACGGCCGCGGCATGAGCGAGGTGCTGCTCGGCATCGCGCTGGGCATACCACGGGATAAGTACCTTCTCTGCACAAAGCTCGGCCGCTACGACCTGGGCCACTTCGACTTCTCGGCGAAGCGGGTGGCCGAGAGCATCGACGTGTCGCTGCACCGGCTGCGGACCGACCATCTCGACATCGTGCTCTGTCACGACATCGAGTTCGTGCCCATGCAGCAGATCGTGGACGAAACGCTGCCGGCCCTCGAGCGGGCCCGCCAGGCGGGCAAGCTGCGGTTCAGCGGGTTCAGCGGGTATCCGCAGAAGATCTTCCGGTTCATCTGCGACCAGGCCCGAGTCGACTGCGTGCTCAACTACAACCAATACACGCTGCAGAACACCCGGTTCGCCGACGAGACGATTCCGTACCTCAAGGACAAGGGGATCGGCGTGATGAATGCCGGGCCGTTCAGTGCGCGGCTGCTCACCGACGCCCCGCTGCCGGCCTGGCTCAAGGAGCCGGAGAGCGTGAAGGCGGCGGCCCGGCGGGCGGCGGATCTCTGCCGGTCTCGCGGCAGCTCACTCGCGAAGCTGGCGCTGCAGTTCGCGATCGCCAATCCCGACATCGCCACCACCGTGGCCGGCAGCGCGAATCCCGCCAACGTCCGGGCCTGGGCGGCCTGGGCCGCCGAGCCGCTCGACATGGAGCTCGTCCGCGACGTGCAGGCGATCTTTGCTCCGGTGAGGAACGTCGGGCACACCGAGGGGCTGGCTGAGAACAATTGA